A part of Zonotrichia leucophrys gambelii isolate GWCS_2022_RI chromosome 7, RI_Zleu_2.0, whole genome shotgun sequence genomic DNA contains:
- the SPEG gene encoding striated muscle preferentially expressed protein kinase isoform X5, producing MKKIWVKKRFQKTGHSRRFGRFTHVFRSCRKQSYDSETGEDESGDPQVTQRSDLQDETAFSTPTGGSDTLVDASMNTTPTSVLALSQAEERSSWSGSQQTVVEKETDASLSARGPYLRPAAWPQPQGTPRQANTPAPRGAEVRHLGVEPLVRASRANLVGTSWGSEDSLSVASDPYGSAFSLYRGRALSLHVSIPQGGYRRDDLHRGPVSPKPGAEAPRSPAALPLTAKPPIVRSPSPRAGTGLQPPAGAASQSAARGPGVPSFTPVTPRKKSSVPVEYQDIVPEEYEEKIKKPKSSGYSQGSTQDSRPQTPMSDTSGRISVRASPKLVRAGSRIFERLQYFEERQRSLEQDSPFPARPHLPLRKTRSLEQPGSGPRRASTPGGSREELRDGGRWEPGSTAACRRLAFRQKAASFDERGKFANRVYAIEHKFAEELGRIKRTVSKQQLRRSQELCKAGSPPASSPPAASEPPAPRAPRTPRAPSSQGAGGRKALPPKSCPPAESTHVIQHLALSSVALVGPDGEPLPGGQRGKRAPVGGGGAAGQPSSAEDARKGLQQEGVGEVKKKEQWPLKQASPQGRVALSQAGPAEGSLYPDGGPARGPGALNEALAARLAVPHGLYRRPETPTEVRFLPWAKPGMEQEARLERSWAGQHGVGRDVERRQMKVSEKKESGRMAQEGRSTRSKGKGRRARPTSPELESSDDSYVSAGEDPLEAPIFEIPIQDMAVVVGAEVLLKCIVTANPQPEVSWRKDGVPLRSSTTRPIKAEGERHTLLVRSARVADAGLYTVTAANEVGATCCSAILSVRPAPYPASPVLAPVVERHGSLPPAVGQVSPITSDEEYLSPLEEFPESGTPQHRPAMKLQPRAEHGAARSSPETTFKASPTFEVSLSDQSVLEGQDVSMSVRVRGEPKPIIYWLRNRQPVKYGRRHHAEEAEGVRGLFTLHILAAEHTDTGFYTCKAVNEYGTKQCEAKLEVRARPECQSLAIVVPLQDLVVGAGELAVFECMVAGPPDMDVDWLSRGRLLQPALLKCKMHFDGRKCKLLLTSVHEDDSGIYTCKLSTAKDELTCSARLTVQPSVQPLFTRKLEDVDVVEGRTARFVCMISGTPPPTVTWTHFGLPVQEGENVRIQQDGGLHSLVIVHVGSEDEGQYKATARNIHGHVECSAELYVEEPRPSAASQISKLEKMPSIPEEPEQVETETECFTMPDFLKPLHNLDVVESKEAVLECQVAGMPYPSITWYHNGSRIDSTDDRKMMQYKDIHRLVFTAVSHAHAGVYKSVIANKVGKATCYAHLYVTDVVPTPPDGPPTVALVTGRAITLTWNKPKWLDAAIDPNSVTYVVQMQVLGTMQWVVLVSGVQDTTYTVHRLTKGAQYLFRVITATPKSNSKPSPPVGPVQLLDRGPYLEEAPVILDKPDVVYVVEGQPASITITLNHVEATVTWKRAGQVLGELEDTCEMMMPDDDQHCLRLLRVGRGAGGLLACEVSNRHGTAHCTLHLRLAEAPRFESIMEDIDAQEGETPRFAVVVEGKPLPDIMWYKDGELLEESSHLSFVYEDNECSLVVLGAAEPDSGVYTCTAKNLAGEVSCKAELVVRAAQPTVDATMEEDALHKARRLTDYYDVHEEIGRGAFSYLRRVTEKSTRLDFAAKFIPGRTKAKQSARRELHILSQLDHERIVFFHDAFEKKNAVIMVMELCSEEELLDRMVRKPSVCESEVRSYMRQVLEGICYLHQHSVLHLDIKPENLLMADLSSEQIRICDFGNAQELTSEEPQYCKYGTPEFVGPEIVNQTPVSSVTDIWPVGVIAYLCLTGISPFVGENDKTTLMNIRNYNVAFEERMFQGLTREAKGFVIKVLVNDKLRPNAEQTLEHPWFKTLAKGKVISTDHLKLFISRRKWQRSQISYKCNMVLRPIPELLEDTSNHLSIAVPRHLKESPALSSSSDSDDLDELPFIPMPHQVEFSGSRMSLNEIPTDDETIGTSEGLQPEGDASAMEWQSQGTGKPGVALGKRPRSAGPRRPCAEVEAPGSSDEEAPEAQRRPEYPRKAMRKGSSLESPGSARRGELKRGSSADSALLLQQLPGTEEGTVAARDPRGALAKAASMELPRRKMVWGEDDHAQRLELMRQRLLRGSSGDSKVSGLRGPLLETLGVSPDKKVSRSARLEPPAVPRLVRAASSEATSPRLLPAECRLQKSSSFSHGDAEPVVRHRRSGAPLEIPVACLEAQRLKESPSLSALSDARPTAPPDTPSTPTPPPAEIAVPQAGPAKAASGRRRIPEEHGPPGASKAATTTGKKPTDRGQEDKTPTKAAGASGEGAARTGAPTPPKSTTTVPQTHIKSSYAKMMQVMGGIQGGETATEEPPPTTNEPPPTIKDTPPASPAKPPTPAPASRREVKPTGSSSSLVIQDIDSEEVFEAKFKRSRESSLTRGLKRLTRSRSEDRHLAGPPASDEGIYRPTPAGVPLELRRERPTGLAAKSKSVQDLHEVEKDGGFFRRMSILLKRTPPAERKKSMGEEGGSETPPPGGRRFSWSMALASSRERRDSESLKSEPGGGGESESPAVAVRRKISATMERVSARLRSVSDERPEGEGSRQLRRASSEGESLRPGPAPAPAPSSESLRSEASTGSAASAKGGGDSQKRSRWERWGLSRGKKEKMASQPSIPSSLLREEGLAAGRPHTPSESDFPPIFHIKLKDQVLLEGEALTLCCLPAGSPTPRILWMKDKRSLQPDSGLNVVSCKDGRQMLTIAKVSRKDAGLYECAAANILGTAISSCTLAVARLPGRPGTPEIPQKYKNTVLVLWKPAESKAPCTYTLERRLEGEHEWKIVSTGITDCYFNVTELPPGSTAKFRVACVNKAGQGPYSNPSVKVHLEAADAGAAPAKDVAVPIPEKVASSRSTQTPEKHVEPVAARAPPTTPPRKHKGVVQKAAAAEQEGAPTGVLLPPAPHEEGVPPDLELPPNITVYMPPELMFTPPRTAASPHTDTPTPGSPAPPTDTSPPPQAPSPSKSPTVSPVSTTPSSAPTPSPTPNTTPSRKMPPYMVTSFISMPPTSPPAQEPTTTPLPSKEPPAASGVPGTKDSTSLRQGVPQKPYTFLDEKARGRFGVIRLCKENATGKHFMAKIVPYEAERKQSVLQEYEILKALHHERIMALHEAYITPRYLVLICENCAGKEILYSIVDRFRYSEDDVVSYVLQLLQGLEYLHGRRIVHLDIKPDNIIVSGTNALKIIDFGSAQTYNPLVLRQLGRRAGTLEYMSPEVVKGDPVGSAADVWGVGVLTYIMLSGRSPFFELDPIETENRILAGRFDAFKLYPNVSQTAALFIRKVLTVHPWSRPTVKDCFANAWLQDAYLMKLRRQTLTFTTNRLKEFLVDHQRRRGEAVTKHKVLLRSYQGGQPPGPQ from the exons aagACCGGCCACTCGCGGCGCTTCGGGCGCTTCACGCATG TTTTCCGCTCCTGCAGGAAACAAAGCTACG acTCGGAGACAGGTGAGGATGAATCCGGCGACCCCCAGGTGACACAGCGCAGTGATCTCCAGGATGAGACGGCCTTCAGCACCCCCACgg GTGGGTCTGACACCCTCGTGGACGCCTCCATGAACACAACGCCAACCTCGGTGCTGGCCCTGTCACAGGCAGAGGAGCGCTCCAGCTGGTCAGGCAGCCAGCAGACCGTGGTGGAGAAGGAGACGGATGCCAGCCTCTCTGCACGGGGACCCTACCTCCGTCCCGCTGCCTGGCCGCAGCCGCAGGGAACCCCAAGGCAAGCAAACACGCCGGCCCCGCGTGGCGCCGAGGTGCGGCACCTGGGCGTGGAGCCGCTGGTGCGGGCATCACGGGCTAATCTGGTGGGCACGAGCTGGGGGTCAGAGGATAGCCTGTCGGTGGCCAGCGACCCGTACGGCAGCGCCTTCAGCCTGTACCGAGGACGGGCGCTCTCGCTCCACGT cagcatcccccagggAGGCTACCGGAGAGATGACCTCCACAGAGGCCCTGTCTCTCCAAAGCCTGGTGCAGAGGCCCCAAGGTCCCCCGCTGCTCTGCCACTGACTGCCAAGCCACCCATCGTCCGCTCGCCATCTCCTCGCGCCGGCACAGGTCTGCAGCCGCCCGCTGGCGCCGCATCCCAGTCCGCTGCCCGTGGCCCTGGCGTCCCCTCCTTCACACCCGTGACCCCCCGCAAGAAGTCCTCGGTGCCGGTAGAGTACCAGGACATCGTTCCTGAGGAGTACGAGGAGAAGATCAAGAAGCCCAAGTCCTCTGGGTACTCACAGGGAAGCACACAGGACTCCCGCCCGCAGACACCAATGAGCGACACCTCCGGCCGCATCTCCGTGCGGGCATCGCCCAAGCTGGTGCGTGCCGGCTCCAGGATCTTCGAGCGGCTGCAGTACTTTGAGGAGCGGcagaggagcctggagcaggacagtCCCTTTCCCGCGCGGCCCCACCTGCCGCTGCGCAAGACGcgctccctggagcagcccgGCAGCGGCCCGCGCCGCGCCAGCACTCCGGGAGGCTCGCGGGAGGAGCTGCGGGACGGCGGCCGCTGGGAGCCGGGCAGCACTGCAGCGTGCCGGCGCCTGGCCTTCCGGCAGAAAGCCGCCTCCTTCGACGAGCGGGGCAAGTTCGCCAACCGCGTCTACGCTATCGAGCACAAGTTTGCGGAGGAGCTGGGCCGCATCAAGCGGACGGTCTCCAAGCAGCAGCTGCGGCgctcccaggagctctgcaaaGCCGGGTCGCCCCCGGCATCCTCACCCCCAGCGGCCAGCGAGCCACCCGCACCCCGCGCCCCCCGCaccccccgcgccccctccTCTCAGGGCGCCGGCGGACGCAAGGCACTGCCCCCCAAGAGCTGCCCGCCGGCAGAGAGCACACACGTCATCCAACACCTGGCGCTTTCCAGCGTGGCCTTGGTGGGACCTGACGGGGAGCCGCTGCCAGGGGGGCAGCGCGGGAAGAGAGCCCCGGTGGGGGGAGGTGGGGCGGCTGGACAGCCCAGCTCAGCGGAGGATGCCAGGAAGGGCCTGCAGCAAGAAGGCGTTGGGGaagtgaagaagaaggagcagtGGCCATTGAAACAAGCCAGCCCGCAGGGAAGGGTGGCCCTCTCGCAGGCGGGGCCCGCCGAAGGCAGTCTGTACCCCGATGGAGGCCCCGCCCGTGGCCCCGGGGCACTGAACGAGGCTCTGGCTGCCCGGCTGGCCGTGCCCCACGGACTGTACCGGCGGCCAGAGACGCCCACAGAAGTGCggttcctgccctgggcaaAGCCGGGCATGGAGCAGGAAGCTCGCCTGGAGCGAAGCTGGGCAGGACAGCACGGTGTGGGCAGGGATGTGGAGAGAAGGCAGATGAAAGTgtcagagaagaaagagagtgGCCGGATGGCTCAAGAAGGCAGGAGCACACGGAGCAAGGGGAAGGGACGCCGAGCCAGGCCCACCTCTCCAGAGCTAG AGTCCTCAGATGACTCCTATGTCTCAGCGGGTGAAGACCCCCTGGAAGCCCCCATCTTTGAGATCCCCATCCAGGACATGGCCGTTGTCGTGGgggcagaggtgctgctcaAGTGCATTGTCACGGCCAACCCCCAGCCAGAAG TGTCCTGGAGGAAGGACGGGGTCCCGCTGCGGAGCAGCACGACGCGCCCCATCAAGGCGGAGGGCGAGCGCCACACGCTGCTGGTGCGTAGCGCCCGGGTGGCGGACGCCGGGCTCTACACGGTCACCGCGGCCAACGAGGTGGGGGCCACCTGCTGCAGCGCCATCCTCAGCGTGCGGCCCG CTCCTTATCCAGCCTCTCCTGTGCTAGCACCCGTTGTGGAGCGGCATGGGAGCTTGCCCCCCGCCGTCGGCCAGGTCAGCCCCATCACATCGGATGAGGAGTACCTGAGCCCACTGGAGGAGTTCCCAGAGTCCGGCACCCCCCAGCACCGACCGGCCATGAAGCTGCAGCCAAGAGCCGAGCATGGGGCTGCCCGCAGCTCCCCTGAGACCACCTTCAAGGCTTCACCCACCTTCGAG GTATCCTTGTCGGACCAGTCGGTGCTGGAGGGGCAGGATGTTAGCATGAGCGTCCGCGTCCGTGGGGAGCCCAAGCCCATCATTTACTG GCTGAGAAACAGGCAGCCAGTGAAGTATGGGCGCCGGCACCACGCGGAGGAGGCAGAGGGCGTGCGGGGGCTCTTCACGCTGCACATCCTGGCGGCGGAGCACACCGACACCGGCTTCTACACCTGCAAGGCCGTCAATGAGTATGGCACCAAGCAGTGTGAGGCCAAGCTGGAGGTCAGAG cTCGCCCCGAGTGCCAGTCCCTGGCCATCGTGGTTCCCCTGCAGGACTTGGTGGTCGGGGCGGGGGAGCTGGCGGTCTTTGAGTGCATGGTGGCCGGCCCGCCAGACATGGACGTGGACTGGCTGTCCCGGGGccggctgctccagcctgcactGCTCAAATGCAAGATGCATTTTGATGGGCGCAAGTGCAAGCTGCTGCTCACCTCTGTGCATGAAGATGACAGCGGAATCTACACCTGCAagctcagcactgccaaag ATGAGCTGACCTGCAGTGCCCGGCTGACGGTGCAGCCCTCTGTGCAGCCGCTCTTCACCCGCAAGCTGGAGGATGTGGACGTGGTGGAAGGGCGGACAGCGCGCTTTGTCTGCATGATCAGTGGGACTCCCCCTCCGACGGTTACCTGGACTCACTTTG GCCTGCCAGTGCAGGAGGGGGAGAACGTGCGGATTCAGCAGGACGGAGGGCTGCACTCACTGGTCATTGTGCATGTGGGCAGTGAAGATGAAGGGCAATACAAGGCAACCGCCAGGAACATCCATGGCCATGTGGagtgctctgctgagctctaTGTGGAGGAGCCACGGCCATCTGCAGCCTCCCAGAT CTCTAAGCTGGAGAAGATGCCATCCATCCCAGAGGAGCCAGAGCAGGTGGAGACAGAGACAGAGTGCTTCACCATGCCTGATTTCCTGAAACCACTGCACAACCTGGACGTGGTGGAGTCAAAGGAGGCCGTGCTGGAGTGCCAGGTGGCCGGGATGCCCTACCCCTCCATCACCTGGTACCACAATGGCTCTCGAATTGACAGCACAGATGACCGCAAGATGATGCAAT ATAAAGACATCCATCGTCTGGTATTCACGGCTGTGAGCCACGCACATGCTGGTGTCTACAAAAGTGTCATTGCCAACAAAGTGGGGAAGGCCACGTGCTATGCACACCTCTATGTCACCG ATGTGGTGCCAACCCCCCCAGACGGCCCCCCCACTGTGGCCTTAGTGACTGGCAGAGCCATCACGCTGACCTGGAACAAGCCCAAGTGGCTGGACGCTGCCATAG ACCCTAACTCGGTGACCTATGTGGTGCAAATGCAAGTGCTGGGCACGATGCAGTGGGTGGTGCTGGTGAGTGGTGTGCAGGACACCACGTACACAGTGCACAGGCTGACCAAGGGTGCCCAGTACCTCTTCCGTGTCATCACTGCCACTCCCAAGAGCAACAGCAAGCCCTCCCCACCTGTGGGGCCCGTGCAGCTCCTGGACCGGG GTCCCTACCTGGAGGAGGCCCCAGTCATCCTGGACAAACCAGATGTGGTGTATGTGGTAGAAGGCCAGCCAGCCTCCATCACCATCACCCTCAACCATGTGGAGGCCACTGTCACCTGGAAGAG ggctgggcaggtgctGGGGGAACTGGAGGACACGTGTGAGATGATGATGCCAGACGACGACCAGCACTGCCTGCGGTTGCTGCGCGTGGgccggggggctggggggctgctggcCTGTGAGGTGAGCAACCGCCATGGCACTGCCCACTGCACCCTGCACCTCCGCCTCGCAG AGGCACCGCGCTTTGAGTCCATCATGGAGGACATTGATGCCCAGGAAGGGGAGACACCACGATTTGCTGTGGTGGTGGAGGGGAAACCGCTGCCGGACATCATGTGGTACAAG gatggggagctgctggaggagagcagCCACCTGAGCTTCGTGTATGAGGACAATGAGTGCTcgctggtggtgctgggggcTGCCGAGCCTGACAGCGGTGTCTACACCTGCACAGCCAAGAATCTGGCTGGGGAGGTCtcctgcaaagcagagctggtggtgCGGGCAG cccagcccactgTGGATGCCACCATGGAGGAGGATGCGCTGCACAAGGCACGACGCCTGACCGACTACTATGATGTGCACGAGGAGATCGGGAG GGGGGCTTTCTCCTATCTGCGAAGGGTGACAGAGAAGAGCACCCGGCTGGACTTTGCGGCCAAGTTCATCCCTGGGAGGACCAAGGCCAAGCAGTCGGCACGGCGGGAGCTGCACATTCTCTCTCAGCTGGACCACGAGCGCATCGTCTTCTTCCACGATGCCTTTGAGAAGAAGAATGCCGTCATCATGGTCATGGAGCT CTGCTCTGAAGAAGAGCTGCTGGACAGGATGGTGAGGAAGCCTTCAGTATGTGAGTCGGAG GTCCGCTCCTACATGCGGCAGGTCCTGGAAGGGATCTGCTACCTGCACCAGCACAGTGTCCTGCACCTGGACATCAAA CCAGAAAACCTCCTGATGGCAGATTTGAGCAGCGAGCAGATCCGGATCTGTGACTTTGGCAATGCACAGGAGCTGACATCTGAGGAGCCACAGTACTGCAAGTATGGCACCCCTGAGTTCGTGGGCCCTGAGATTGTCAACCAGACCCCTGTCTCCAGCGTCACCGACATCTG gcCTGTGGGGGTTATCGCATACCTCTG CTTGACAGGGATCTCCCCCTTCGTGGGGGAGAATGACAAGACAACGCTGATGAACATCCGCAACTACAACGTGGCCTTCGAGGAGAGGATGTTCCAGGGGCTCACCCGGGAAGCCAAGGGCTTTGTCATCAAAGTGCTGGTCAATGACAAGCT GAGACCCAATGCAGAACAgaccctggagcatccctggttTAAG acactggCGAAGGGGAAGGTCATCAGCACCGACCACCTCAAGCTCTTCATCTCCCGTCGGAAATGGCAG cgCTCACAGATCAGCTACAAGTGCAACATGGTGCTAcggcccatcccagagctgctggaggacaCGTCCAACCACCTCTCCATCGCCGTGCCCCGGCATCTCAAAGAGTCACCGGCGCTGTCATCCTCCTCAGACTCAGACGACCTGGATGAGCTGCCCTTCATCCCCATGCCACACCAGGTGGAGTTTTCTGGCTCCCGCATGTCCCTCAATGAGATTCCCACAGACGATGAGACCATTGGGACATCCGAGGGGCTGCAGCCGGAGGGGGATGCCTCTGCCATGGagtggcagagccagggcacagggaagccTGGGGTGGCCCTAGGGAAGAGGCCAAGGAGTGCTGGGCCACGGAGACCATGTGCAGAGGTGGAGGCGCCTGGTTCCTCTGATGAGGAAGCCCCCGAAGCCCAGAGGCGGCCGGAGTATCCTCGCAAAGCCATGAGGAAGGGTTCCAGCCTGGAGTCGCCAGGGAGTGCCCGTCGGGGAGAGCTGAagaggggcagctctgctgacagcGCTCTGCTGCTTCAACAGCTCCCAGGGACTGAGGAGGGGACTGTGGCAGCCCGGGACCCCCGTGGGGCCCTAGCCAAGGCAGCCTCCATGGAGTTGCCAAGGAGAAAGATGGTCTGGGGGGAGGATGATCATGCCCAGCGCCTGGAGCTGATGCGCCAGCGGCTGCTGCGGGgaagctctggggacagcaaggTCAGTGGCCTGCGGGGTCCCCTCCTGGAGACCCTGGGGGTCAGCCctgacaagaaagtctcacgGTCAGCCCGGCTGGAGCCTCCAGCAGTGCCACGGCTTGTGCGGGCAGCCTCCAGCGAAGCCACCTCGCCGCGCCTCCTCCCTGCTGAGTGCCGGCTGCAGAagagcagctccttcagccacGGGGACGCCGAGCCTGTCGTCCGGCACCGACGCTCCGGTGCGCCCCTGGAGATCCCAGTGGCCTGCCTGGAGGCACAACGGCTCAAGGAgtccccctctctctctgccctctctgATGCTCGGCCCACAGCGCCACCAGACACCCCAAGCACACCAACACCCCCTCCAGCAGAGATCGCTGTTCCCCAGGCCGGCCCTGCAAAGGCCGCCTCAGGGAGGAGGCGCATTCCTGAGGAACATGGCCcacctggggccagcaaggcTGCCACCACCACAGGGAAGAAACCCAcggacaggggacaggaggacaAGACCCCCACCAAGGCTGCTGGAGccagtggggagggggctgccaGGACAGGAGCTCCCACCCCACCAAAGTCCACAACCACTGTTCCCCAAACCCACATAAAGTCTTCCTATGCCAAGATGATGCAAGTCATGGGAGGTATTCAAGGCGGGGAGACAGCCACCGAGGAGCCCCCACCAACCACCAACGAGCCCCCACCAACCATCAAGGACACCccaccagccagccctgcaaagcCCCCTACACCAGCACCAGCATCAAGGAGGGAGGTGAAACCCACcggctcctccagctccttggtCATCCAGGACATCGATTCGGAGGAGGTCTTTGAGGCCAAGTTCAAGCGGAGCCGCGAATCATCCCTCACCCGGGGGCTGAAGCGCCTCACCCGCTCCCGCTCCGAGGACCGGCACCTGGCCGGCCCCCCAGCCTCTGACGAGGGCATCTACCGTCCTACACCGGCCGGCGTGCCTCTGGAGCTGCGCAGGGAGCGGCCCACCGGGCTGGCAGCCAAGTCCAAGTCGGTGCAGGACCTGCATGAGGTGGAGAAGGACGGGGGCTTCTTCCGGAGGATGTCCATACTCCTCAAGCGGACCCCGCCGGCTGAGAGGAAGAAGAGcatgggggaggagggaggcagcGAGACCCCCCCACCTGGTGGGCGCCGCTTCTCCTGGAGCATGGCTCTGGCCAGCTCCAGGGAGCGGAGGGACTCAGAGAGCCTCAAGTCCGAGCCGGGGGGTGGTGGGGAGAGCGAGTCACCGGCGGTGGCCGTGCGGAGGAAGATCAGTGCCACCATGGAGCGGGTCTCGGCGCGGCTCCGCAGCGTGTCGGATGAACGGCCGGAGGGCGAGGGCTCCCGGCAGCTCCGTCGCGCCAGCTCCGAGGGTGAGAGCTTGCGCCCGGGGCCTGCCCCCGCCCCCGCGCCCTCCTCCGAGTCCCTGCGCTCCGAGGCCAGCACCGGCTCCGCTGCCTCTGCCAAAG GTGGGGGTGACAGTCAGAAGAGGTCCCGCTGGGAGCGCTGGGGGCTCTCCCGGGGCAAGAAGGAGAAGATGGCCTCACAGCCCAGCATCCCCTCCAGCCTTCTGCGGGAGGAGGGACTCGCCGCCGGCCGGCCACACACACCCAGTGAATCGG ATTTCCCCCCTATTTTCCACATCAAGCTGAAGgaccaggtgctgctggagggcgAGGCGCTGAccctctgctgccttcctgctggCAGCCCAACCCCACGGATCCTCTGGATGAAAG ACAAGAGGTCCCTGCAGCCCGACAGTGGGCTGAACGTCGTCTCCTGCAAGGACGGACGTCAGATGCTCACCATTGCCAAGGTCTCCAGGAAGGATGCAGGGCTGTATGAGTGTGCAGCTGCCAACATCCTGGGCACAGCCATCAGCTCCTGCACGCTGGCTGTGGCAC GGCTCCCTGGGCGGCCAGGCACCCCGGAGATCCCCCAGAAGTACAAGAACACGGTGCTGGTGCTGTGGAAGCCTGCTGAGAGCAAAGCCCCCTGCACCTACACACTGGAGCGCAGACTGGAAG GGGAGCATGAGTGGAAGATTGTCAGCACTGGTATCACTGACTGCTACTTCAATGTGACTGAGCTGCCTCCAGGGAGCACTGCCAAGTTTCGTGTGGCCTGTGTCAacaaggctgggcagggaccctACAGCAACCCCTCAGTAAAGGTGCATCTTGAGGCAGCAG ATGCCGGAGCTGCCCCAGCCAAGGATGTTGCTGTCCCCATTCCTGAGAAGGTGGCTTCTAGCCGGTCAACCCAGACACCCGAGAAGCACGTGGAGCCGGTGGCTGCAagggcccctcccaccacaccaCCACGCAAGCACAAGGGAGTGGTACagaaggcagctgcagcagaacaggAGGGTGCCCCCACAGGGGTCCTTCTACCTCCTGCCCCCCATGAAGAGGGAGTGCCACCAGATCTTGAGCTTCCACCCAACATCACTGTCTATATGCCTCCTGAGCTGATGTTCACCCCTCCTCGGACTGCTGCCTCTCCTCATACAGACACCCCCACTCCAGGCTCCCCTGCACCCCCCACGGACACTTCCCCCCCGCCCCAGGCTCCGTCTCCTTCCAAGTCTCCCACCGTTTCCCCAGTGTCAACCAcgcccagctcagcccccacACCATCTCCCACCCCCAACACCACGCCTTCACGGAAGATGCCTCCCTACATGGTAACCTCCTTCATCTCCATGCCCCCCACATCACCCCCTGCACAGGAGCCCACCACCACTCCCCTGCCCTCCAAGGAGCCCCCAGCTGCTAGTGGGGTCCCAGGGACAAAAGACAGCACATCACTGCGGCAGGGTGTCCCCCAGAAGCCATACACCTTCTTGGACGAGAAAGCACG AGGCCGTTTCGGGGTGATCCGGCTCTGCAAGGAGAATGCCACAGGGAAGCACTTCATGGCCAAGATTGTGCCCTATGAGGCGGAGCGGAAGCAGAGCGTGCTGCAGGAGTACGAGATCCTCAAGGCGCTGCACCATGAGCGCATCATGGCCCTGCACGAGGCGTACATCACCCCCCGCTACCTGGTGCTCATCTGCGAGAACTGTGCTGGCAAGGAGATCCTCTACAGCATCGTGGACAG GTTTCGCTACTCAGAGGATGACGTGGTGAGCTACgtactgcagctgctgcagggcctcGAGTACCTGCACGGCCGCCGCATTGTGCACCTCGACATCAAGCCAGACAACATCATCGTCTCAGGCACAAACGCCCTCAAGATCATTGATTTTGGCAGTGCCCAGACCTACAACCCACTTGTGCTGCGGCAGCTGGGGCGGCGTGCTGGCACCCTGGAGTACATGT CGCCAGAGGTGGTGAAGGGAGACCCggtgggctctgcagcagatgTCTGGGGTGTTGGCGTCCTCACCTACATCAT GCTCAGCGGGCGATCCCCATTCTTTGAACTGGACCCCATTGAGACGGAGAACCGCATCCTGGCAGGGCGCTTTGATGCCTTCAAGCTGTACCCCAACGTCTCGCAGACTGCTGCCCTCTTCATCCGCAAGGTCCTCACTGTCCACCCCTG GAGCCGCCCCACAGTGAAGGACTGCTTCGCCAATGCCTGGCTCCAGGACGCCTACCTGATGAAGCTGCGCCGCCAGACCCTGACTTTCACCACCAACCGCCTCAAGGAATTCCTGGTGGATCACCAGAGGCGCCGCGGCGAGGCCGTCACAAAGCACAAGGTCTTACTGCGCTCCTACCAGGGTGGCCAGCCACCAGGGCCACAGTAA